GTTTGGCTGAAGATTTATGCCAAGAGACATTTTTTAAGGCTTATAAAAGTTTATATAGTTTTCGAGATAAGGAAGCTACCTTTTCTACTTGGCTATATACAATTGCACGTAATACTGTTCTTAGTGAATTAAGAAAATCAAAGAAGAATGGGCAATACTTAGAAGATACAAATTATGAGCCGAAGACTGAGTTAGAAGAACAGCCAGAATATAAGTTAATTAAAAATGAACGGATTCAATTGGTTAGGGAAGCTATCAATACACTACCTGATAACCAAAGGCAAGCGTTAATCCTGAGGGAATATGAACAATTAGACTATAAGCAAATTAGTGAAATGATGAATTGTTCAATTAGCGCTGTAAAATCGCTTATTTTTAGAGGAC
The window above is part of the Desulfuribacillus stibiiarsenatis genome. Proteins encoded here:
- a CDS encoding RNA polymerase sigma factor, with amino-acid sequence MTDSQIIQLIIEGKHEYYAELIQRHEQKVLIFIHYMLKNNAMEGLAEDLCQETFFKAYKSLYSFRDKEATFSTWLYTIARNTVLSELRKSKKNGQYLEDTNYEPKTELEEQPEYKLIKNERIQLVREAINTLPDNQRQALILREYEQLDYKQISEMMNCSISAVKSLIFRGRSAIKNRLEQYIRPSAE